In a genomic window of Mastomys coucha isolate ucsf_1 unplaced genomic scaffold, UCSF_Mcou_1 pScaffold17, whole genome shotgun sequence:
- the LOC116094870 gene encoding LOW QUALITY PROTEIN: zinc finger BED domain-containing protein 4-like (The sequence of the model RefSeq protein was modified relative to this genomic sequence to represent the inferred CDS: inserted 4 bases in 3 codons; deleted 2 bases in 2 codons) yields the protein MNGRACRAVPSRESEDMRQTDSGDGQAEIRAASCACQPSGKLPAESEENYGSLFSQYSSTLYIVAMEAVTQSLLSSRHISSRKKSPAWKHXISPRDGTKAICTYCMEEFSRGKNEKALSTSCLMRHVRRAHPTKLIQENGSLSAGSSFSSPSLLLPPQPADGGDLSIVLSPVRLVQKMAPKIPSPDQIMEESVTVVSSEEVSSDVSVTEKYSREEALAGSSLSLSMLRYDDTSETMADRNLSLPKSTSGSRRRSAVWKHFYLSPLDSSKAVCVHCMNEFSRGKNGKDPGTSCLIRHMWRAHRSIVLQENGGSTGIPPLYPVPPTLLPALLPPEGDXSSASLSPGKQVKESPSAPSSPDRLPEDLSSHTNPGDVSWEDVFMLSSSDDLGEASVVSFPEKQPAGTVNPRFESGTVFQQNKKVMRRLKSEVWHHFSLAPMDSLKAVCRYCNCVISRGKKGDVGTSCLMRHLYRRHPEVVGNQKDFLGTSLANSPYATLASAESSSKLTDLPAVVRKNHQGMFPTNSKKTSKLWNHFSICSADSTNVVCLHCGQTISRGKKPTNLGTSCLLRHLQWFHGHILKNDASEATLPRSPGIRRPLGVELSGAFSFRDSTEKFYDSHPVAKKXSRLIAEMIALDLQPYSLVDNVGFNRLLEYLKPQFSLPSPSYFSRTAIPGMYDNVKQVIMSHLKEAESGVVHFTSGIWMSSQTHEYLTLTAHWVTFASAVRPHREDHHCSALSDVSQIDCDYSGNSIQKQLECWWEVWVASMGLQIGITVTDNPSIGKVLSEGEHSNVWCFSHTVNLIVSEAIKSQRMVQNLLSIARKLCGRVHQSPRAREKLAELQKEYELPQHQLIRDVPSKWSTSFHMLERLIEQKRAVNEVSIECNFRELISCDQWEVMQSVCHVLRPFDASSREMSAHMSTLSQVIPMIHILSRKVEMLFGETMGIDTMLKSPKEAMVSRLSATLRDTRYIFATLLDPCYKASLFTEEEAEQYRQDLIRELEILNSTSEDTATSNGCDSGSPLKDTGTGESLWSLLPIKRDQREKLPEDMVLSYLEEEGLEHSCGPLTYCNLKRSSWPGLVTLAVRFLGCPPSTVPSEKLFSTPMEAGSFGQPRLMMEHFEKLIFLKVNLPLICFQYGTQRWSHQTGNVLQSASYCTRADSPGRAM from the exons ATGAATGGGCGTGCCTGTCGCGCTGTCCCCAGCCG TGAGTCAGAGgatatgagacagacagacagtggtgATGGACAGGCAGAAATCAGGGCAGCAAGTTGTGCCTGTCAGCCCTCTGGGAAATTACCTGCCGAGAGTGAGGAAAACTATGGGTCACTCTTCTCCCAGTATAGTAGCACACTGTACATTGTAGCCATGGAAGCTGTGACCCAGAGCCTTCTTTCCAGTCGACACATAAGCTCCAGGAAGAAGTCTCCAGCTTGGAAGC TTATTTCCCCTCGAGATGGCACTAAAGCAATATGCACATATTGTATGGAAGAGTTCAGTAGGGGTAAAAATGAAAAAGCCTTGAGCACAAGTTGCCTCATGAGACATGTGAGGCGGGCACACCCCACCAAGCTCATTCAAGAAAATGGAAGTCTATCAGCAgggtcctccttttcctccccctctcttctgcttccaccACAGCCTGCAGACGGGGGAGACCTTAGCATTGTGCTCTCGCCTGTCAGACTTGTCCAGAAAATGGCTCCCAAGATCCCATCCCCTGACCAAATAATGGAAGAGTCTGTGACTGTCGTGTCTTCTGAAGAGGTGTCCTCCGATGTATCTGTCACTGAAAAGTAC AGCAGAGAGGAGGCTTTGGCaggctcctccctcagcctctccaTGCTCCGTTACGATGACACTTCAGAAACTATGGCAGACAGAAACCTTTCCCTTCCCAAAAGCACATCTGGCTCCAGGAGGAGGTCAGCCGTCTGGAAGCACTTCTACTTGTCACCCCTCGATAGCTCCAAGGCTGTCTGTGTCCACTGTATGAATGAGTTCAGTAGAGGAAAGAACGGGAAGGACCCGGGCACAAGCTGCCTCATCAGGCACATGTGGAGAGCACATCGATCCATTGTCCTGCAGGAGAATGGGGGCAGCACAGGCATCCCACCATTGTATCCTGTGCCCCCAACCCTGCTGCCTGCCCTGCTGCCCCCAGAAGGGGA CAGCTCTGCATCATTGTCTCCAGGCAAACAAGTCAAAGAGTCCCCTTCTGCCCCCTCATCCCCAGACAGGCTTCCTGAGGACCTGTCATCACACACTAATCCTGGGGATGTGTCCTGGGAAGATGTGTTCATGTTGTCATCCTCTGATGACTTGGGGGAGGCCTCTGTAGTCTCCTTTCCAGAGAAGCAGCCAGCAGGCACAGTCAATCCAAGGTTTGAATCAGGCACTGTCTTCCAACAAAATAAGAAGGTGATGAGGAGACTGAAGTCAGAAGTCTGGCATCACTTTTCCCTGGCCCCCATGGACAGTCTGAAAGCAGTGTGCCGGTACTGTAACTGCGTTATTAGTcgggggaagaagggagatgtTGGCACCAGTTGTTTGATGCGACACCTGTACAGACGCCACCCTGAGGTGGTCGGGAACCAGAAGGACTTTCTGGGTACAAGTTTGGCAAACTCTCCATATGCCACGTTGGCTTCTGCAGAAAGCTCCTCCAAATTAACTGACTTGCCAGCAGTGGTCAGAAAAAAC CATCAAGGTATGTTTCCTACTAATAGCAAGAAGACCTCAAAGCTGTGGaatcatttttctatttgttcaGCAGACTCAACAAATGTGGTGTGTCTGCACTGTGGCCAGACCATCAGCAGGGGCAAGAAGCCCACTAACCTGGGCACCAGCTGTCTCTTGAGACATCTGCAGTGGTTCCATGGCCATATACTCAAGAATGATGCCTCAGAGGCCACTCTGCCCCGTTCTCCAGGCATCCGGAGGCCTCTGGGCGTAGAGCTCTCAGGGGCTTTCTCTTTCCGTGACTCCACAGAGAAGTTCTATGACTCTCATCCAGTTGCCAAAA AATCACGTCTCATAGCTGAAATGATCGCACTTGACCTTCAGCCATACTCCCTTGTAGACAATGTTGGCTTCAACAGGCTGCTCGAATACTTGAAACCTCAGTTCTCTTTACCCTCCCCTTCCTACTTCTCTAGAACAGCTATCCCAGGTATGTATGACAATGTGAAACAGGTAATTATGTCACATCTGAAGGAAGCCGAGAGTGGCGTGGTCCACTTCACCTCTGGAATATGGATGAGTAGCCAGACTCATGAATACCTGACCCTTACAGCTCACTGGGTCACCTTTGCATCTGCTGTCCGACCACATCGTGAGGACCACCATTGCTCAGCACTTTCAGATGTGTCACAGATAGACTGTGACTATAGTGGAAATAGCATTCAGAAGCAGCTGGAGTGTTGGTGGGAAGTCTGGGTGGCTTCCATGGGCCTTCAGATTGGCATCACTGTCACTGACAATCCAAGCATAGGGAAGGTGCTGAGTGAGGGTGAACACTCAAATGTGTGGTGCTTCAGTCACACAGTGAATCTTATTGTGAGTGAGGCTatcaagagccagaggatggtgCAGAACTTACTGAGTATTGCCCGGAAGCTGTGTGGGCGGGTTCATCAGTCACCCAGAGCAAGAGAAAAGCTAGCAGAACTACAGAAAGAGTACGAGCTGCCACAGCACCAGCTGATCCGGGATGTACCATCCAAGTGGAGCACATCATTCCATATGCTTGAACGTCTGATTGAGCAGAAGAGGGCAGTTAACGAGGTATCCATTGAGTGCAACTTCAGAGAATTGATCAGCTGTGATCAGTGGGAGGTCATGcagtctgtgtgccatgtgcttAGACCATTTGATGCTTCAAGCCGAGAGATGAGTGCCCACATGTCTACGCTGAGCCAGGTCATCCCCATGATCCACATCCTCAGCAGAAAAGTTGAGATGCTATTTGGGGAGACCATGGGCATTGACACCATGCTTAAGTCCCCGAAGGAAGCCATGGTGAGCCGCCTATCTGCCACCCTCCGTGACACCAGGTACATCTTTGCCACACTGCTGGACCCTTGCTACAAAGCTTCCCTGTtcacagaggaagaggcagagcagTACAGGCAAGACTTAATCAGGGAGCTAGAAATACTGAATTCTACCTCAGAGGACACGGCCACCTCCAATGGCTGTGACTCAGGGTCCCCACTTAAAGACACTGGCACAGGGGAGAGCCTGTGGTCACTCTTACCAATAAAGAGAGATCAGAGAGAGAAGCTACCTGAAGACATGGTGCTCTCGTATTTGGAGGAAGAGGGGCTGGAACACAGTTGTGGCCCACTTACCTACTGCAACCTGAAGCGGTCATCATGGCCTGGGCTGGTTACGTTAGCAGTCCGATTTCTAGGCTGTCCCCCAAGTACAGTCCCCTCGGAAAAGCTGTTCAGCACACCCATGGAGGCTGGCAGCTTTGGCCAGCCCAGGCTCATGATGGAGCATTTTGAAAAgctcatctttttaaaagtgaatctCCCTTTAATATGCTTTCAGTATGGAACTCAGAGATGGAGCCACCAGACTGGAAATGTGCTTCAGAGTGCTAGCTATTGTACCAGGGCTGACTCGCCTGGCAGGGCCATGTAG